In one window of Octopus bimaculoides isolate UCB-OBI-ISO-001 chromosome 20, ASM119413v2, whole genome shotgun sequence DNA:
- the LOC106880827 gene encoding uncharacterized protein K02A2.6-like, with product MSTSLQGRMLKEFHTGHPGISRMKLLLRSYVYCLKMDLDIEKLVKSCRGCALAAKSPLIKFQSWLKTDIPWFRLQINFTGPLNRPYYLIAEDRFSKWPEMCKCRKLTPTVTVEFLQELFARYGVLDTIVSDNGTQFTVNKFKNF from the coding sequence ATGTCTACCTCACTACAAGGTCGAATGTTAAAGGAATTCCACACTGGACATCCAGGAATTTCTAGGATGAAGTTGCTTTTGAGGAGTTATGTTTACTGCCTAAAAATGGATCTTGATATTGAGAAGTTGGTAAAATCCTGCAGAGGTTGTGCTCTGGCAGCGAAATCACCACTTATAAAATTTCAGTCTTGGCTCAAGACTGATATTCCATGGTTCAGACTACAAATAAACTTCACAGGACCATTAAACCGACCATATTATCTAATAGCGGAAGATAGATTTTCAAAATGgccagaaatgtgtaaatgtagaAAACTGACACCCACGGTGACAGTGGAATTTCTACAAGAACTTTTTGCTAGGTATGGTGTTCTGGATACCATAGTCTCTGATAATGGTACACAATTCACGGTGAACAAATTTAAGAATTTTTGA
- the LOC106880826 gene encoding uncharacterized protein LOC106880826: MNEENEWDQRVEAAVVKGPVERVSQEEVVEAMKEMKTGKVADLSEVSVEMITASGEIGIVVMLELCQGVLDGRGMSDDWAPSVVVPIFKVMSCGAYRGVKLLDHAMKIVERVLERRIQKTMDVDKMQFAFMPGKGIMDAMFIVRRLQEEYRDKEKELYLCIVDLEKAFDRISRKVIE, from the coding sequence ATGAatgaggagaatgaatgggatcaGAGGGTGGAAGCTGCTGTGGTGAAGGGGCCAGTGGAGAGGGTTAGTCAGGAAGAAGTAGTGGAggcaatgaaggaaatgaaaacaggaaaggtAGCTGATCTATCAGAAGTAAGTGTGGAAATGATAACTGCAAGTGGAGAGATAGGGATTGTTGTGATGTTGGAGCTCTGCCAAGGTGTGCTGGATGGAAGAGGAATGTCAGATGATTGGGCACCAAGTGTGGTGGTACCGATCTTCAAGGTGATGAGTTGTGGGGCATATAGGGGAGTGAAGTTACTGGATCATGCAATGAAGATTGTAGAAAGGGTATTGGAAAGAAGAATTCAGAAAACAATGGATGTGGATAAGATGCAATTTGCTTTTATGCCAGGAAAGGGGATAATGGATGCAATGTTCATTGTAAGGAGATTGCAGGAGGAATACCGAGATAAGGAGAAGGAGTTATACTTGTGCATTGTTGATCTggagaaggcatttgataggATTTCAAGGAAGGTGATTGAATGA